The genomic region tttgacgttttttcgatttcgttgcCCCTTTTAATAGAAACGTTGCCCCTTTAGtttttttctagatccgccactgtacACATACatctataaacatgtatatacacatatatatacacacacacttacacatacatatatacttaaatataaattaaatttacaaTTTATATGTACTAatctattagattttggtcaactatatacaaatttacaactatatttatacgtactagcccaaccacgccaataaaaaattaaaatcaagctaaaagttaaaccctaaaccgatAAATGACAGTCTGTTCATTGCCTCAATGATTCATGTCGTTGCCCTAAGTCGATCGTCTCCTGCTCTCAACGTAATTGTTTgtgcaatatgatcatcgcctcgtcagccacaacattgttatttataagaaaaatagtacgccatgaaatgtgcatgtttttaaagacataaaaacttgagactcaacattgtcactatctctctGAGCAAATTTAAATTGGGCgacacggttgtccaaatcgctcgaacttcgctcgacgctcgctcgaaatttttactgctcgaaaaatgctcgcttgatttgatgctcggttttaaatgagccgctctgCTCAGTTCGGTTTgaaaacgagccaagcacgagcaaaggtccgctcggttcggctcggctcgtgaacagccctaactacgacaacataaaaataaaatataaactaTATCCGGCATATAAAGTCTAAATCTATTTAAACCGCCTTCATTCAATTCAAATTGATTGATTATCATACAAATCAAATCAGCTACATAAACGATCCAAGTAAATATATTGAAAATTATCTTCATTCAAACCAATTACCAACTCATAATACTAACTTCGTGTTGGGAGATGGAAGGCACGAAATGATCTTATCTTTTGCGGCAAACTTATCGTCGCCGACAAGATCTTCGACGAAATACAAGCAACATCTTTTCTTTAGGCGAAATGGAACGACCTAGAATGGCGAAATTGTctttcaaaacaacttttttgagtaaattgccagaCCACTAAATCAATTTATTTTTCTGTTAAGATGAAgaatgtttttaaattttataaattaagacagaaattaatatcCAGTATTTTATATAGATCGGTTTTGTTAATTTCAAACTACCGATGGTTCAAATACCTTCTTTGCAATTTTTCTAATTATTTGTGACGTAGTGTGGTTCTTAAAACCGGCCCAAGCAATAACTGATAAGACAGTCGATTCAATCACAAAGTTCCACTCAAaactatacaaaaaaaaaatactagaAAAACCACCATACtaaacacaaaacacaaaggaAAAAGTCAACAAACCATTAAAACTAAACCATTATCATAGGCTTCATTTGTAAACTGTAACCAACATAATTCATCTAAGTCTCGACCTCAACACTTTCACTAACCGTTGACCCCTTCTCACCCTCTTCAAACACCTTTGCAATCTTATCAATCGGAACCAACGGTAAATACTGTGCCACCACATAACCTTTCTCCGCGGTATAGCTAACGGTGTAATTGTACTTCTCAAGCAAATAAGCACCAGCGGGGACCGCAACATGAGCCACCTGAGGAAACACCGGAAGTTTGTTCAACGAGCGCCACGTGGACACTGCGTATTTCTCAGCTACTGGCTCGTAGTTTTTGTAGAGTTCTTTCGCGGTCGGCTCGTACTTAATGTACAATGTATTGGCCACATTTGTAGCCGTTTTGAGTGCCTCTAATGCCAACGCTTTAGCCACTTCTGGAAGATTCTGAGCCGCGTATTTGGCTTGGCTTGAAGCCTGTTTCATCAGTGATGGCACGTGCCGGTTCAGTTCGGTCATCAGGTCCCC from Helianthus annuus cultivar XRQ/B chromosome 10, HanXRQr2.0-SUNRISE, whole genome shotgun sequence harbors:
- the LOC110884260 gene encoding stress-related protein → MAESEPTQTTEPLAQRDGGEEHLKYLDFVQNAVIYFVVCFSTVYGYAKENAGSLKPGVQTVENTVRTVVGPVYEKYHELPLEALKFLDLKVGDLMTELNRHVPSLMKQASSQAKYAAQNLPEVAKALALEALKTATNVANTLYIKYEPTAKELYKNYEPVAEKYAVSTWRSLNKLPVFPQVAHVAVPAGAYLLEKYNYTVSYTAEKGYVVAQYLPLVPIDKIAKVFEEGEKGSTVSESVEVET